The Xyrauchen texanus isolate HMW12.3.18 chromosome 42, RBS_HiC_50CHRs, whole genome shotgun sequence genome includes the window TCATGCTCCAAAAGGAGGTCATTTATGACATGCATGCTAAATTCACCCATTGCCAAATCACAAACACAGCAGCATCAACTATGAACAACtactatatttaaaaatgttccaaTGAAAATGTGAGCGTGTCTTGCCTTTGCAAGACTCACCACCAGCAAAATGCATGACAATGGTGTCATTTTGATTACTAAGGTGTGGATATGCAGTTGCTAAGTGATTTTGGAAGactgccagggtgttgctatgccgTTGCTCAGGTTTTCAATGTGGTTTCACGTTTGTTGCTATGATAAGGTTACTAAAGCATTCTGGGAGGTTGCAAGGGTATTGCTCGGGTGTTCTCGTGGTTGTCAGAGCATTGCTGTGGTTTTGCAGAAGATAGCcggggtgttgctatgcagttactaaggTGATCTGTGTGGTTACAAGATTGTTGCTACAAtatgtagttgctaaggttttctgaaTGGTTTGTAGTGAACTACAAACCATGGCTAGGGCCTTGTTAGAGTATGCATTTACTAacatgttctgagtggttgtaagTGCATAAGGGGATATCCAGGGTGTTCTAGGTAGTTGCCAGGGCATTACAATGCAGTTGTATACATAGCATAGTATGCACTTTAGTATGCAGTATGTTGTTGCTATGGGGTTCTGGGAATTTGCCGGGGTGTTTGCTATTcagttgcttaggtgttctgagtggttttaattGCAttactgtgtggttgctaaggtgttctgggaggttgttagggcattgctatgtggctgACAGGGAGCTGCTATGCAATTGATAAGGTGTGCTGTGTGTTTGCAAGGGCcttgctacagtatgtggatTATAACATGGCCTGAGTGGTTGTAAGCGCAGTGCAATGTAGTTGTCCCTGTGTTCTGTAAGTTTACTAGGGCATTGCTCTGGGTGGTTTCAAGCTTGTTGCTATGCAGTAAGGTGTTATGTGTGGCTACAAGGGCCTTGCTACAGTTTACAGTTGCCGAGGAGTTCTGAATGGTTGTAAGCatattgctgtgcagttgctaaggtgctctgtgAGGTTACCAGTgcattactatgcagttgctaaggtgttctgagaggttgccaaggcattgctaggatgttctggctGATTTCCAGTGCTTTACTagcagttgccaaggtgttgtGATTTCAAAGGCATTGGTACAGTATGTaaagttgctaaagtgttctggatggttttaAGAgcattgctatggtgttgcttTGGGGTTCTGAGtagttgttgtggtgttgcaATGcaattgctaatgtgttctgggaAGATGCTAGGGCATTGTCTTGGTGTTTTGTATTTATTCCAGGGTGTTGCTACAGTTTgctgttgctaagatgttctgagtggttttatgagcttttgctatgtggttgcttgtgGCTGTTAAGGTGTTCTGGGAGGATGCTAAGATGTTGCTAgggggttctgggtggttgccagagcattgctatgcagttgctagggtgttctgtgtggttgcaagGACATTACTTCAGAAtgtgtttgctaaggtgttctaagtggttttaAGCACATTTGTTATGTTGTTCCTAGAagggttctaggtggttgctggggtgttgctatgcagctgCTAAAGTTTCTCGAGTCCCTCTTTCAACTTACATCTGTGGAACATTTCCCCTAATTTTACAGTCTGTCAAGTGAAAACCATAATCACTTCATAATAACACACCTCTACTCAACAAGCGACATGATTCGAGAAGACATtctcctccacaaaacaaatatgCTGAAGTGTTATATCAGGCTTAGGGATTTGTTTAAATACCTAACACTTTGTATGAGCAATTAAAATAGTGATTCTTGTCATAGCAAGCACTACTAACAATTGTAAAGGTTATTAGTTCTGCATCTGGAGAACGACACTTATGATCTGCTAGCTCTGAGATCACATTTGGATCACTCTCCACTGAATTTCACACTAGAATTATTGAAGAAGTTCAAGTAAGTTCAGAGAAACTGATCTACTCACATCCACATGCATCCAGACATCATACTTCTTACAGATGTCCGCTATTGCGATTAGAGGATCAAAAGCCCCATAAACCGTGGTACCGGCCGTAGCACTGACAAAAAACGGCACGTATCCCTGTGAAAAAGAAATCAGGGGATCATTTAGGGTCCTTTGTGCTACAGAAACACAACAAATGATTTAAACAGATATGAAAGAGGCACATGGAATGCTTGAGGAGTTACGGTCATTGAAATTACCTTCTGCTTGGCTTCAACTATTCTCCTCTCAAGGTCAGAAGGAATCATCTTACCCCTGTCAGAAATGAACGTGTTTTAATGCGGAGCTCATATGGTTTTGTGATTATTATGTTTTGAATTACAGTTCTCAATCCTGCAGTCACGATGTGAAGCATCTGTAGCGATAATCCAGACCCACCTTTCATCGACTTTAATACAGATGACGCTTTCTGTACCGATTCCAAGCGCTGCAGCTCCTTTCTTGATTGAAAAATGGCTCTGAAAGATATATTATCTTAATTGTACTCAAACATAAATATTTGCCACTGTATATAAAAGCTTATACAATACAATAGCTTAATTAATCTTCAAAACTGGAATAGCACATAACAGAGACAGTAGAGGTTAAGGCAGATAAAAGAGAGATAAAAATGGCCATACATGCTCAGATGTGAAAGCAACCAGTCTTGGAACGGATGACATTCCTTTCTCCTTCACCTCTGGAAACATCTTATAGCGAGCCAGCAACATGGCATACATGTTGGAAATGGCGCCACCTGCAGAAACATAAAGCAGTCCTTCCATTCAATCACTGAGGTGAAGCTTGACGGCTAACCCTCAGTTTCATTTACCCCTGTTCTAACGCTCCACACCACCTGACAGTTTTCACACTCTGAAAACTGTGGTACGAAAACAGTGGtatgtaaattaaaatgtcaatGTCAGCAGGGTTTATTTCACAAAAcattagatattattaataatcaaTGTTTAAAATGTCACCCACAGAAACGTGTATTTAATATAAACAGgcctatattatttaatatgtttaattCATATAATGTCTTTTCTTTCCTATTCTGTTGCGTTGGACTACTGAAATCGCTCTGTTGTTTGACTGTGTGGAATTTCTTTGAATTACAATTAAGTTCTTCTTCCTGTATTTTAAATTCAACATCCTGTGTGGGGTGTGGCCAATATTACTCAAATTCCAACTTTCTTCCATAAGCCCATGCAGACGTTCTTTTTATCAGTTTAGGATGCAAACATTTTACCTTAACTTGACTTAAGCATCCCAAATGATTCATTCTGATCAAGCTTAAAACAATTTCATAACAGAAATAACAAAGGTTTCTCCATATCTCAGAGCCTGTTGTCTTCATTTGAAACTGAATTCAAAGAGTAATCTAGGCTTTCAAGACTAAGTAATCTTTCCTGAGAACTTATGACTTTTAACCTATTCATGTGCTTGCACTTCAGCAACAAGACTCATACTGCAGAATAAGACAGGTCATTTAGATTGACAGCTGCTTACCCGGAGAGAATATTCCATCGCCGTGGCCGTCCTCCCAGCCAATGATCTCTCTCATCTTCTTCAGCGTGACGTATTCCAACAGCACAAAGACTGGCGCCACCTCATAGGTGAACCTGTTTGCATGCAGATCACATGAGCCAGTTAcacaagcaagaaaaaaaaaagtcacgaCAACCGAGCAGGCTGACACCCGTTTTTGCATCTGATGTTTCAGGTTATTTTGCAACAATTTGCAGATTTTACAACTGTGTGTCATTGCAAATGCAAAATAATGGCAGAGGTTTCATAATTTAAGCACTTTGTCCAAAATAGAAAGTTTCAAATATCCAACAAATGTTGTTTTAGAAAACATGGCTTCAACTTTGTGAAAGCAGTTCTGCATACAATTAATCTTCATtagtcttttttttatattttacatagttgttacaatattattacaatattattatcgTGCTTTAAAAATACATCACAAAATGCACATTGGAACATAACATTACTTTCCTTATTAAACAGAATCAAAGTTAATATGCAATCCCTTCTCATTGTGTCCATGTGAATGGATCTGAGCACAAGGTGCATGGACTGAATTCATCAATGCcttttattttattccattttattgCTCTATTCCTTTTATTTATCTGTTATGTAAAGCCTATCTCAAAGACCGGGCCAAATTAATGCTCATGAAGGAGAAAAAACCCGGAAATAATGTCAACTTGCTTTGTGTTTTCATGTGAAGAGaccaacacactcacatattGGTGTTGGCAGTGGACGTCAGCCAATCTGCCGCCAGACCAACCATGTCTAATCCAGTGGAGAGCTGATTGAAATACCTAGGGTGTGCTAAAGATAGACACAATAATGGGGGGTGTAATTAGTTTAATGTGGAAATATATTTATGAGCCCACTAATGGTTCATTATTAATAGACACTTGCTTCTTGATGTAAAACACTTTAGATGGGAGCCGCAGACTGGTGCAATCAATCAGTACACTCTGATGCTTACAGGACATTTATAATGATTCCCAAAACGAAAGTACTGCTTATTAATCGACATATCAATTCACAAATGAATGTTTCCCGTTGAAATGCCACCAGAGAATATAAAAGCGTCATTCATTAAATCATGATCTGACACATTAAGGATTGATATTGTGAAGGAGCGTTGAatttacatacaataatatgTATCAACATATGATGTCAACAATAATCGAACTAAAAGGCTACATATAAATATAGAAGATAAACTCCACACGAAGCACATCCACGAATGAACATGTTTATAATCATGTTTCATTTCTAACACACTCACCGGTCTTTATGGCGTATTTCAGTGTAGCGCGACAGCTGATCAGAATATCATCTAAAGTCTCGGGTTCATCCGAAAGCTCCCAATTATTCCTTTGAAGCAATTCATTAGGATAGTGAAAATCGATCACTTTCGTTGACCGGTCAAAAGATTCCACTATATAAGCCAGCAATATATCCACAACCTCCTGCAGAAAATTCATAGTCTTCGCGTCCCCGTTTAATGCAGGTAAAAGATCTGTAAAACAATTATAGGTAATATTAGAtatattacattacaataataaatcaTTGTATTTAGTGCAAAGACCAAGGGAGAAATAGCTTCATTTAACCTTGAGAAAACGAAGGACAAAGTCTCcaaaatttaataattttcattctGATGCCTTGAattgagaatttatatttttataataaaataatttttattattgtataaaaTGCTACAAATTCGGGGGGTATAAATCgacatttaatattaaataaaatttacCGACTGAATTAAACTGACGACGTGCAATATTATACAATGGATAaccattaatatatatttatatgttaacaaatctgctgtatttttaCGAGAAATCTCCATCCTGaatgaaaacaaagaaaagtgTTCTCCGTAATAACCATTTCACACATCAAGATaatgttgccttttttttttttttttttttttttttttttgaaatagaAACCGTTGATCTAGTGTGATATGTGTTGATTTACCTGTTGAATAGAGATCAGAGAAGCACAGGCTGGGTTTGGGGCAGTTACAGGGTTTATTACAGCCGCAGTTCTCCTCTGTTGGCTCATCTTCGGCTTTAATTGGGGCTTGAGCTGCTTTCTCAGCCTCTCCCACATTTAACAAAGCTTCAGAGAGAAATCAATCAATGTAATATTAAAGTCGAATACCACACCTCTAAACCCTGTATGAGACAATACATCGCACCTTCCAGACTTTTCAGGGTGTACATTCCTTATAGGTTACTAAATGAAATGCATTATTAAATATTGAACAATATCCACCAAAGAACCCTTTAATACTGAAATCTGCCTTTGTGTAAGGAAAGTATTTCTGAAAATCAGGACAATTTTAGATTTGAATGTAGGAGAGACACAAATAATCGTACATTTTGAGCGCATGATAAAAATAAACGTACCACATAATTTGGAGCCGATGCCTCCGGTGAATTTCTGGGCCGCCGCCTGACACCAAGCTCTGGCTGAAATGATCAAGTGCGTGTGATTTTAACACCATAAACTTCTCGATCCATCATAAAACTTCCATTAAGGAGACTAATAATCCCTGGCATGGCACTGACTTTAAAAATATGGCTGATGTTATCATTGGACACACATGACATTTGAAGGCTTAAACTTAACCTTGAGCGCACACATTCTTCCAAACCACACAATAAATGTCGCATTTCTTTGTCTCGGATCTGTCACAgtcaaagaaatattaaaaacagAACACGGATATGcttatattttctttctttcttttcttttcttttaaatatataacaacTTACTGGTGGTGGGACTTTGGCTGGGGCTTCCAGCTGCGTTTTCACCCTTAAACCAAAACCCGTGTGATGCCATCGCGAACAGAGCGGATCAGAGCGGCGAAAGAGCGAGGCGATCAGCGGCCATCCAGACGCGCGTCACGGGGGAACGGGAGCTGTCCGCAGCCGTGGTGCTGAATCTGTCCTGTTCGCCTGAGAATCCAATTGCGCAAGTAATGTATTTACAATCACACGGGTCCAGACGCTTCAAATCGTGATAAGATGTTCATTAAAGATGTTCAGATTCCACAGAAAGAGAACAGCAGAGACGGAGTGTCTATGTTCAGTTGGTGCGCTGTGCGCGCAATGATTTGGAGCAGTCGGAGTCTGTCACTGACCTCACGGAGAAACACTGGCACTGATGGAAACGCAGGCATCCAATGGCTCTCATTCTCTGTCACATAACTCTGCTGCAAATGCAAGTTGGGGGTGCGTAGAACATgcataaaaatgatcttttagCAATTCGTTACCTGTCTagcataaaataagtaaataaataaaaataaataataataataataataataataataataataataaaagtatggTAATAGTGGTAATAATAGCTTTGTGTGGAATAGATAAGCCGCTTCACGTCACCAGTGAAATTCCGAAGTGATTCAGGTCATGACGAACTATTTTACGTCGTAAATCGTGATTCACACACTTTATGCCCCTCCTGTTCCACAACCtgcaatttctttctttcttgctagATTCTCGTAATTGCTTTACTCCAGCAGTGAGCAGACTTTATCATCAGTATGAGCATGAGTCCTGGTGGGCTGCTTCATGGACCATAACATTCAGCTCTGTTGTCCACATCATGCCCTCTTTTTCTCATTAAACATTCATTAATGAGGAAATTCCTCCCATGGTGACACAGATTATAAAATCCAACAGGAAAACCAAGAATACATACAAAGCCTACAATTCcttctataaatgtatttattcggTGACCGCATGGTTGTGCGCAATGGCGCACGTCTAATATATTTCTGCCATTTCACGGTTTATTGTATTATACCAAGAACCTAAAAAAGCAGAAATCAACTTCTCTAAAACATTTTTACGGATGTAGGAAATAGCAGGTGTTAAAAATTCTTAAACAGATTTGTACATAAACCCAAGAGTTGCATCCATAAACTTGTCAAAAGAGAAATATCTAGATTTTGAATATACTGTGA containing:
- the LOC127635324 gene encoding glutamate decarboxylase 2-like, producing MASHGFWFKGENAAGSPSQSPTTTRAWCQAAAQKFTGGIGSKLCALLNVGEAEKAAQAPIKAEDEPTEENCGCNKPCNCPKPSLCFSDLYSTDLLPALNGDAKTMNFLQEVVDILLAYIVESFDRSTKVIDFHYPNELLQRNNWELSDEPETLDDILISCRATLKYAIKTAHPRYFNQLSTGLDMVGLAADWLTSTANTNMFTYEVAPVFVLLEYVTLKKMREIIGWEDGHGDGIFSPGGAISNMYAMLLARYKMFPEVKEKGMSSVPRLVAFTSEHSHFSIKKGAAALGIGTESVICIKVDERGKMIPSDLERRIVEAKQKGYVPFFVSATAGTTVYGAFDPLIAIADICKKYDVWMHVDGAWGGSLLMSQKHRWKLNGVERANSMTWNPHKMMAVPLQCSALLVREEGLMQGCNQMQACYLFQQDKHYDLSYDTGDKALQCGRHVDIFKLWLMWRAKGTIGFEAQIDKCLELSEYLYNKIKDREGYEMVFNGKPQHTNVCFWYLPPGVRYLEDKVERMKRLHKVAPVIKARMMEYGTTMVSYQPQGDKVNFFRMVISNPAATFEDIDFLIEEIERLGQDL